One Microcebus murinus isolate Inina chromosome 7, M.murinus_Inina_mat1.0, whole genome shotgun sequence genomic region harbors:
- the OXR1 gene encoding oxidation resistance protein 1 isoform X9, whose amino-acid sequence MSRLWYGKKGRRHQPINHKYTLITTREDINSKQVTPVKAELESESFRPNLSDPSELLLPDQIEKLTKHLPPRTIGYPWTLVYGTGKHGTSLKTLYRTMTGLDTPVLMVIKDSDGQVFGALASEPFKVSDGFYGTGETFVFTFCPEFEVFKWTGDNMFFIKGDMDSLAFGGGGGEFALWLDGDLYHGRSHSCKTFGNHTLSKKEDFFIQDIEIWAFE is encoded by the exons attACTACAAGGGAAGACATAAATTCAAAGCAGGTTACTCCTGTGAAAGCAGAACTGGAGTCTGAATCATTTCGACCAAACCTAAGTGATCCCAGTGAACTTTTACTGCCAGATCAAATTGAAAAG cttACAAAGCATCTTCCACCAAGAACAATTGGCTATCCATGGACTCTTGTTTATGGTACCGGGAAGCATGGCACAAGCTTAAAGACCCTTTATCGAACAATGACAGGTTTAGACACCCCAGTGCTGATGGTGATTAAAGACAGTGATGGGCAG gtttttggTGCATTAGCATCTGAGCCATTTAAAGTCAGTGATGGCTTTTATGGTACTGGAGAGACCTTTGTTTTTACATTCTGTCCAGAGTTTGAG GTCTTTAAGTGGACAGGAGATAATATGTTTTTTATCAAAGGAGACATGGATTCACTAGCTTTTGGTGGTGGAGG AGGAGAATTTGCCCTTTGGCTTGATGGAGATCTCTACCATGGAAGAAGCCATTCTTGTAAAACATTTGGGAATCATACACTTTCTAAGAAGGAAGATTTCTTTATCCAAGACATTGAAATCTGGGCTTTTGAATAA
- the OXR1 gene encoding oxidation resistance protein 1 isoform X8, translating to MSRLWYGKKGRRHQPINHKYTLVVSVAEYHRRIDALNTEELRTLCRRLQITTREDINSKQVTPVKAELESESFRPNLSDPSELLLPDQIEKLTKHLPPRTIGYPWTLVYGTGKHGTSLKTLYRTMTGLDTPVLMVIKDSDGQVFGALASEPFKVSDGFYGTGETFVFTFCPEFEVFKWTGDNMFFIKGDMDSLAFGGGGGEFALWLDGDLYHGRSHSCKTFGNHTLSKKEDFFIQDIEIWAFE from the exons GTAGTGTCAGTGGCTGAGTATCACCGCAGGATCGATGCTCTAAATACTGAAGAACTGCGCACACTCTGCAGACGTCTCCAG attACTACAAGGGAAGACATAAATTCAAAGCAGGTTACTCCTGTGAAAGCAGAACTGGAGTCTGAATCATTTCGACCAAACCTAAGTGATCCCAGTGAACTTTTACTGCCAGATCAAATTGAAAAG cttACAAAGCATCTTCCACCAAGAACAATTGGCTATCCATGGACTCTTGTTTATGGTACCGGGAAGCATGGCACAAGCTTAAAGACCCTTTATCGAACAATGACAGGTTTAGACACCCCAGTGCTGATGGTGATTAAAGACAGTGATGGGCAG gtttttggTGCATTAGCATCTGAGCCATTTAAAGTCAGTGATGGCTTTTATGGTACTGGAGAGACCTTTGTTTTTACATTCTGTCCAGAGTTTGAG GTCTTTAAGTGGACAGGAGATAATATGTTTTTTATCAAAGGAGACATGGATTCACTAGCTTTTGGTGGTGGAGG AGGAGAATTTGCCCTTTGGCTTGATGGAGATCTCTACCATGGAAGAAGCCATTCTTGTAAAACATTTGGGAATCATACACTTTCTAAGAAGGAAGATTTCTTTATCCAAGACATTGAAATCTGGGCTTTTGAATAA